One window from the genome of Microbulbifer sp. ALW1 encodes:
- a CDS encoding NAD(+) kinase, giving the protein MSEFHSIGLIGRHESDSAVQSLKRLKTFLEKGGYQVVLDNETAASFVADGVRVTSKEKLGELCDLVIVVGGDGSLLAAARALAKFSVPLLGINRGRLGFLTDISPDEIETKVGEVLAGKYMAESRFLLDMSVSREGKPIGKGSALNDVVIHPGEYIRMIEFDLFIDGQFVYTQRSDGLIISTPTGSTAYALSGGGPIMHPKLDAIVVVPLNPHTLSSRPIVVEGSSEFKIIIGDENVALPHVTCDGHEQFITQPGDVIRIHKKPHRLTLVHPIKHNFYETCRSKLNWQVK; this is encoded by the coding sequence GTGTCAGAATTCCATAGTATCGGCTTGATCGGTCGCCATGAAAGCGACAGCGCCGTGCAGTCGCTAAAGCGATTGAAGACTTTCCTGGAGAAAGGTGGTTATCAAGTTGTTCTTGACAATGAAACTGCAGCCAGCTTTGTCGCTGATGGCGTGCGAGTAACTTCCAAGGAAAAACTTGGGGAGCTATGCGATTTAGTTATAGTGGTTGGCGGAGATGGTAGTCTTCTGGCGGCTGCCCGCGCACTGGCTAAATTTAGTGTTCCCTTGTTAGGAATTAACAGAGGTCGACTAGGATTTTTAACGGACATTTCACCCGATGAGATTGAGACTAAAGTCGGAGAGGTGTTAGCGGGAAAATACATGGCTGAAAGCCGCTTCCTCTTGGATATGTCCGTCTCAAGGGAAGGGAAGCCCATAGGTAAAGGGTCTGCTTTGAATGATGTGGTTATTCATCCAGGTGAATATATCCGAATGATTGAGTTTGACCTTTTTATCGACGGACAATTTGTATATACACAACGCTCTGACGGTCTGATTATTTCTACCCCTACAGGTTCTACTGCGTATGCCTTGTCTGGAGGGGGACCAATTATGCATCCCAAATTAGATGCTATCGTTGTTGTCCCATTAAACCCGCACACTCTTAGCAGTCGACCTATTGTTGTTGAAGGAAGTAGCGAATTCAAAATTATCATTGGCGATGAAAATGTAGCGTTGCCGCATGTTACCTGTGATGGGCATGAACAATTCATTACTCAGCCCGGAGATGTAATTAGAATCCATAAAAAGCCTCACCGGTTAACACTGGTGCACCCCATAAAACATAATTTTTATGAAACTTGCCGCTCAAAACTTAATTGGCAAGTTAAATAG
- a CDS encoding ABC transporter ATP-binding protein: MRLLRLENISLNYREGINLFNRGKKVALKNLTLDINSGENIGILGRNGAGKSTLLKLLAGIYKQDGGRILKSGDLRVSFIGLQSGFVPYMNGIENATLTGLLMGMTKKEIDKKLESIVAFSELGEAINRPIFTYSSGMRARLAFAVSVFSDPDLLLIDEAMSVGDSRFREKSKKTILEMIKGDAAVVLVSHEPGLVSSLCKKAVWFEQGEVREQGECLSVVESYTAALHKKPPVDTNELVV, from the coding sequence ATGCGACTGCTACGATTAGAAAATATCAGTCTTAACTACAGAGAAGGAATTAATTTATTCAATCGAGGTAAAAAAGTTGCCCTTAAGAATCTGACATTGGATATAAATAGTGGTGAGAATATAGGAATCTTAGGGCGCAACGGAGCTGGGAAAAGCACATTACTTAAGCTTTTGGCTGGTATTTACAAGCAAGATGGAGGGCGAATATTAAAGAGTGGGGACTTAAGAGTCTCTTTTATCGGCCTTCAAAGTGGTTTTGTTCCTTATATGAATGGAATTGAAAATGCCACACTAACTGGTCTCTTAATGGGAATGACGAAAAAAGAGATCGACAAAAAGCTTGAGTCAATCGTCGCATTTTCTGAATTGGGGGAAGCGATAAATCGACCGATTTTCACATACTCCTCAGGGATGCGAGCGAGACTTGCATTTGCCGTATCAGTTTTTTCTGATCCAGACTTATTACTAATTGACGAGGCAATGTCTGTAGGTGATAGCCGTTTCAGGGAAAAATCTAAAAAAACAATATTGGAAATGATAAAGGGAGACGCTGCGGTTGTACTTGTTTCTCATGAACCTGGATTGGTCAGCAGTCTATGCAAAAAAGCTGTTTGGTTTGAACAGGGGGAAGTTAGAGAGCAGGGAGAATGTTTGTCGGTAGTAGAAAGTTACACCGCAGCTCTTCATAAAAAGCCGCCTGTCGATACGAATGAGTTGGTGGTATAA
- a CDS encoding glycosyltransferase family 2 protein gives MPLNNVTEVNVCRILVGVITYNPNKETLYSLISNLAAQPYDILIFDNASNSQAELSNIFSQWDNVIFLRSEANIGLASAANRIFETGTAGKYDFVALFDQDSLPEKNYLSVLRSQYYELKRHGKPDIAAISGTQLCNFSGTRAPFIRYSAFFPTKVYPSQFEGSGKFDFLITSGCLFPLSIIDAVGPFDEDLFIDNVDVEWCCRARSLGYELVGTNETSFSHSIGDDVYKLFGKIVARRHSPIRSYYSVRNLLALSKRRYVSAAWKINAIVRALAKSALIILLSKERVKYSREIFRALKDVKNISTSPNYRKHD, from the coding sequence ATGCCGCTCAATAATGTGACCGAAGTTAATGTCTGCCGGATTTTAGTAGGGGTAATCACTTATAATCCAAATAAGGAAACACTTTATTCCCTTATTTCAAACCTGGCCGCCCAGCCATATGACATACTTATTTTCGACAACGCCTCCAATAGCCAAGCTGAACTGAGTAACATCTTTAGCCAATGGGACAATGTAATTTTTCTTCGGTCAGAAGCCAATATAGGACTTGCTTCCGCCGCTAATAGAATCTTTGAAACTGGAACAGCAGGGAAATACGACTTTGTTGCACTGTTTGATCAAGACTCACTTCCAGAGAAGAATTATCTTAGCGTTCTCAGGTCACAATATTATGAACTAAAAAGGCATGGAAAGCCTGATATTGCCGCAATATCTGGTACTCAATTATGCAATTTTAGTGGCACGCGTGCGCCGTTTATTCGTTACTCGGCTTTTTTTCCTACGAAAGTATATCCTAGTCAATTTGAAGGTTCAGGTAAATTTGACTTTCTTATAACCTCTGGCTGCCTTTTTCCCTTATCAATAATTGACGCTGTCGGTCCATTCGACGAAGACCTGTTCATCGATAACGTTGATGTGGAGTGGTGCTGTCGGGCAAGAAGCCTAGGCTACGAATTGGTAGGTACAAATGAAACTTCGTTTTCGCATAGTATTGGGGACGACGTATATAAATTATTTGGTAAAATTGTAGCCAGACGCCATTCACCAATACGTAGTTATTATTCTGTACGTAATCTCTTAGCGTTAAGTAAACGGAGATATGTCAGTGCGGCTTGGAAAATTAACGCAATTGTTCGCGCGCTCGCTAAGTCAGCTTTAATTATTCTGTTAAGCAAGGAGAGAGTGAAATATTCACGAGAGATTTTCCGCGCGTTAAAAGATGTAAAAAATATCTCTACCTCCCCTAATTACAGGAAGCACGACTAA
- the rfbD gene encoding dTDP-4-dehydrorhamnose reductase, whose protein sequence is MSVERRKALVFGKNGQLAWELLRTAPEDFAVTALGSREINILDAAQVTEVIESYAPDLVINAAAYTAVDKAEVEQQAAYDLNQRAVANIAEALIGHVNTAFVHVSTDFVFNGQKSTPYTETDDANPISVYGASKLAGEKEIQNRNLARALILRTSWVYSSHGNNFVKTMLRLMSEGERAHLNVVADQIGTPTWAFSLARAIWHAGHADLESPEPSGTKISNWTDAGVASWYDFAIAIQELAIEKGLLEKIIPVYPIPQIDFPSQAPRPAFSVLDKTNLNRTFGQDLCHWRKQLAMMLDELSGK, encoded by the coding sequence ATGAGTGTTGAGCGACGTAAAGCCCTTGTCTTCGGTAAGAATGGCCAGCTGGCATGGGAGTTGCTACGAACGGCACCTGAAGACTTTGCCGTTACGGCATTAGGTAGCAGGGAAATAAATATTCTGGATGCTGCCCAAGTAACTGAGGTTATAGAGTCGTATGCGCCGGATCTTGTCATCAATGCTGCTGCATATACTGCCGTTGACAAGGCAGAGGTAGAGCAGCAAGCGGCGTATGATCTAAATCAGCGAGCTGTTGCCAATATTGCTGAAGCTTTAATTGGCCACGTTAATACAGCCTTTGTTCATGTTTCGACTGATTTTGTATTCAACGGACAAAAATCTACTCCCTATACAGAAACTGATGACGCGAATCCAATTAGCGTATATGGAGCTAGTAAGCTCGCCGGTGAGAAAGAAATTCAGAACCGTAATTTGGCTCGTGCACTGATTTTGCGGACATCCTGGGTGTACTCCAGCCATGGAAATAACTTCGTAAAGACCATGCTGCGTTTGATGTCCGAAGGTGAGCGTGCCCACTTAAACGTCGTAGCCGATCAGATTGGCACGCCCACATGGGCATTCTCATTGGCGCGAGCCATTTGGCATGCAGGGCACGCCGATTTAGAGTCCCCTGAACCAAGCGGCACTAAAATTTCAAATTGGACCGATGCAGGAGTTGCCTCTTGGTATGACTTTGCGATTGCAATTCAAGAGTTGGCAATTGAAAAGGGATTACTTGAAAAAATAATTCCAGTTTACCCGATTCCGCAAATAGATTTCCCCAGTCAAGCTCCTCGCCCAGCATTTAGTGTATTGGACAAAACGAACCTTAATAGAACTTTTGGTCAAGATTTATGCCATTGGCGTAAGCAATTAGCAATGATGCTAGATGAATTATCTGGAAAATGA
- a CDS encoding ABC transporter permease, whose amino-acid sequence MNKIDYSGLTAYLFWSEMRSDLNRYLLGPIWWVLEPCLYVAVFYFAFAHLRGQSDHVFSLLCGISVWHWISSVINQGANSLIKKKGILRSFSVHPIIFPISTLLVHTFKFAVVMICVITVLWLNGVLNFAGFPSFLLWILVCLVVCFSYCVNLSLIIPFAPDLQLIISRAMMLLMFLSGVIFPIKNMSHSVQEFLIWNPFAHLIESGRKVLLYGESLDPLFMATIVVIHIPFLWIGFFLLGKLRGEIPKRLI is encoded by the coding sequence TTGAATAAAATTGATTATAGTGGTCTAACTGCATATCTTTTTTGGTCTGAAATGCGGTCTGACTTAAACCGCTACCTATTAGGCCCCATATGGTGGGTATTGGAGCCGTGCCTTTATGTTGCGGTTTTTTATTTTGCATTTGCTCATCTGCGAGGTCAGAGTGACCATGTGTTTTCACTTCTTTGCGGCATTAGTGTGTGGCACTGGATTTCCTCTGTTATTAATCAAGGGGCCAACTCGTTAATAAAGAAGAAAGGAATCTTAAGAAGTTTTAGTGTTCATCCAATAATATTTCCTATTTCAACTCTTTTGGTTCACACGTTTAAGTTTGCAGTTGTAATGATTTGCGTCATTACAGTGCTCTGGTTAAACGGAGTGTTAAATTTCGCAGGGTTCCCGAGTTTTCTTTTATGGATTTTGGTTTGCTTGGTCGTATGCTTTTCATATTGTGTGAATTTAAGCCTCATAATTCCATTCGCACCTGACCTCCAGTTAATTATTTCCAGGGCAATGATGCTCCTAATGTTTTTGTCAGGAGTGATTTTTCCTATAAAGAATATGTCTCATAGCGTTCAAGAATTTTTGATTTGGAATCCGTTTGCGCACTTAATTGAGTCAGGGCGTAAGGTGTTACTTTATGGTGAGAGCCTTGATCCCCTCTTTATGGCGACAATCGTCGTAATTCACATACCTTTTTTGTGGATTGGTTTCTTTTTGTTAGGAAAGTTGCGTGGTGAAATACCCAAGCGATTAATTTAA